One genomic region from Pseudoduganella lutea encodes:
- a CDS encoding spermidine synthase — translation MLIKRKSIEKEESSRPARSATKTAARKLAPYKPKFAPVTLSEQDGVRYLHFGTEWVQGAMRIRKPDWPELEYAQQMMAWMLWIAAPRRVAQLGLGTAALTKFCYRTFPEAQVTAVELNPHVITICQSMFKLPPDDARLRVLEMDALDFVNDLGNHNTLDALQVDLYDATARGPVLDSAEFYAACAACLTDDGIMTVNLFGDHPSYAKNLKAMKDAFPQVVSLPEVHDGNVVALAFKRARPLDIPALEARAKEILAQTKLPAKTWVKGLATTKT, via the coding sequence ATGCTGATCAAACGTAAATCCATCGAAAAAGAAGAATCGTCCCGTCCGGCCCGGTCGGCGACAAAAACCGCCGCGCGCAAGCTGGCTCCCTATAAACCCAAATTCGCCCCCGTTACCCTGTCCGAGCAGGATGGCGTGCGTTACCTGCATTTCGGTACCGAATGGGTGCAGGGTGCGATGCGCATCCGCAAGCCGGACTGGCCGGAGCTGGAATACGCGCAGCAAATGATGGCGTGGATGCTGTGGATCGCGGCGCCGCGGCGGGTTGCGCAACTGGGCCTGGGTACCGCCGCGCTGACGAAGTTCTGCTACCGCACTTTCCCCGAGGCGCAGGTGACAGCGGTGGAACTGAACCCGCACGTGATCACGATCTGCCAGTCGATGTTCAAGCTGCCGCCGGACGATGCGCGGCTGCGCGTGCTGGAAATGGATGCGCTGGATTTCGTCAACGACCTTGGCAACCACAACACGCTCGATGCATTGCAGGTCGACCTGTACGACGCCACCGCGCGCGGACCGGTGCTCGACTCGGCGGAATTCTATGCCGCCTGCGCGGCGTGCCTGACAGATGACGGCATCATGACCGTGAACCTGTTCGGCGACCACCCCAGCTATGCAAAGAACCTGAAGGCGATGAAGGACGCCTTCCCGCAGGTGGTCAGCCTGCCCGAGGTCCATGACGGCAATGTCGTGGCGCTGGCATTCAAGCGCGCACGCCCGCTCGACATCCCGGCCCTGGAAGCGCGCGCAAAGGAAATCCTCGCGCAGACGAAGCTGCCGGCGAAAACCTGGGTCAAGGGCCTCGCCACGACAAAGACCTGA
- a CDS encoding glycine zipper 2TM domain-containing protein: MKLQARLPLNFLLSATLLGSLPVVQAADFEDYGRVVRVTPQVERVNRPQQECRTEYVQVQQPQQRGVGGSIVGGIAGALLGSQVGSGSGRTAAAAAGAIAGAVVGDRVGNQNAAPAGVQEQAVKQCRTVDSWESRTTGYEVVYDYRGRNYTSYMSQDPGERVRLRVSVEPVQ, translated from the coding sequence ATGAAACTGCAAGCCCGGTTGCCATTGAATTTTTTATTGTCGGCCACGCTGCTCGGCTCGCTGCCGGTCGTGCAGGCCGCCGATTTCGAGGATTACGGCCGTGTCGTGCGCGTAACGCCGCAGGTCGAGCGGGTGAACCGCCCGCAACAGGAATGCCGTACTGAATACGTGCAGGTACAGCAGCCGCAACAGCGTGGTGTGGGTGGCTCCATCGTTGGTGGCATTGCCGGCGCCCTGCTGGGCAGCCAGGTGGGCAGCGGCAGCGGCCGCACGGCCGCCGCCGCCGCCGGTGCCATTGCCGGCGCCGTGGTCGGCGACCGCGTCGGCAACCAGAATGCCGCGCCGGCCGGGGTGCAGGAACAGGCGGTGAAACAGTGCCGCACCGTCGACAGCTGGGAATCGCGCACCACCGGGTATGAAGTCGTGTATGACTACCGTGGCCGCAATTACACCAGCTATATGTCGCAGGATCCGGGCGAGCGGGTACGCTTGCGCGTATCGGTCGAACCGGTCCAGTAA